The following proteins are co-located in the Planococcus plakortidis genome:
- a CDS encoding transporter substrate-binding domain-containing protein: MKKPKKFLLFTLISTTALIAAACGNEESNSSASASESGEQNSWEQIEDSGKLVVGTEGLYFPVTYFDETTKELTGFDVEVVRAIGDKLGLEVEFKTMEFDGLLPALRNGQIDVAANDFSITEERLEKFDFTVPVKHSYGSAIVRESDDSGINTVDDLAGKKVGGAATSNYSDYAKEQGAEVVVYTGSDTVLPEIVQGRVDATLNDYLVLIQALEQFDKPGLKLAENVKFSPNSSGLVMQKDSPELKEQLDAALTELIEDGTVTEISLEFLGADVTKPVDVE; this comes from the coding sequence ATGAAAAAGCCGAAAAAGTTTTTGCTTTTCACACTGATCTCAACAACAGCATTGATTGCAGCTGCGTGCGGAAATGAGGAGTCCAATAGCTCTGCCAGCGCTTCTGAATCAGGCGAACAGAATTCCTGGGAACAAATTGAGGATTCAGGCAAATTAGTGGTGGGTACAGAAGGTTTATATTTCCCGGTTACCTACTTCGATGAAACAACGAAAGAGTTGACTGGATTTGATGTGGAAGTAGTTCGGGCGATTGGAGATAAGCTGGGCCTTGAAGTTGAATTTAAAACGATGGAATTTGACGGTCTTCTGCCCGCATTAAGAAATGGCCAAATCGATGTGGCAGCAAATGATTTTTCAATTACAGAAGAACGCCTCGAGAAATTTGATTTTACAGTTCCCGTCAAGCATTCCTATGGATCAGCTATCGTCCGGGAAAGTGATGATTCTGGCATTAACACAGTGGATGATTTAGCAGGTAAAAAAGTTGGTGGAGCCGCGACGAGCAATTACTCGGATTATGCTAAAGAACAAGGCGCTGAAGTAGTAGTCTATACCGGTTCAGATACTGTGCTTCCTGAAATTGTGCAAGGGCGCGTTGACGCTACACTCAATGATTATTTAGTATTGATTCAAGCACTGGAACAATTTGATAAACCTGGATTAAAGCTTGCTGAAAATGTAAAGTTTTCTCCTAACAGCAGTGGTTTAGTGATGCAAAAAGACAGCCCGGAATTGAAAGAGCAACTTGATGCCGCCCTAACAGAATTAATTGAAGACGGCACCGTAACGGAAATTTCGCTTGAGTTTTTAGGAGCTGACGTCACAAAACCAGTTGATGTTGAATAA